Genomic DNA from Candidatus Thermoplasmatota archaeon:
GGCCTTGTATTCGATGATCTGGTGGAGCTTCCTTCTCGGCCACAGGCTGAGGCGACGATTCATATCCTTGCCTCTTTTGAACCTGATTCCTGTCAGGTCCTCGAGCACAACAGCCGACTTCGCGCTCTCGGCGAACGAGAGCACGGCATCTGCCACCTGGTGGAGCCTGTGCTCGACCCGATGGTGCTCTCTTCTCCCCTCTCTTCTGCATAGGTTCCTGGATGTCCGTCTGTCATGGGCCTTCTTCTTCTGCAGCCTTCTCCGCCTGTCGTGATGCCTCCGCTGTATGATGGCTACATCTGGGAATTCCGCCTTGACCGGGACCGCTGCTTCAGAGTGGCTGCCGACGAACACGCCGTCCAGGCTGCGTTCGTTTGTGTCGAGAGAAACGACCGACTCAGGAATGTACGGTACTGGCGCATCCTTCCTGAAGGTTATCATGACCCGATCCGGAAAGAGAGTCAGCGACCCCAGGGAGAGCGTCATATCCTCCAGGTACTTCCGATGATACTGGCTGACGACAAGCTTCAGCCTCACATGGCATCCGGCCCTGATCGGGAGGTCGATCGTTCCGGATTCACGGTCGAGCTTGTACGCCTGATTCTCTGCCTTCATCATCAGGCGTTTGACATACGGGACCTTGCACGCAACCCCTTTGCGAACGCGCCTGCGATAGCTCTTAAGAACGCCACCAGCGACCTCGAACGCCGATACAAGATGCTGGGCGAACATTTTCGGGTGATCTTGGCGAAAGTCCTTGTACGCGATTCTGACCAAAGCGTTTCTCGAGGTGACCCTAGCTTGGATACCTGCACGGATCGCGTTGTTGACAGCCAATCTGAAGTCCTCGAGAAGTAGCTTCGCTTCCGATGGGAGATCCGTGTCCAGCCGGAAGACGATTCCCTTGATCAGCATCTGTTTCTTGACGCAGACCAGCATATTATGCTTCTTCAACTGCATGTAGCATTTGAGAATCAATATCCAAGCCCCCTGAAGTCTTCACCGCCCGAATTGTTCCAGAACCGCCTGGTTCCAAGGAACTGGTGAGAACAAGACCTCTCGGTCGGTACGCGGCAGGCGGAACAACAGTCCGCGCCGTCTAGCGCGCATCTGGACTATCATGTCCGAATGCTCGTACAAGAGGGTGGTGAGCGTAGGGCTCGGGCGGACCGGCTGATGAGTGTTGTTCGTGAGAATGGATACCGTCTCGCGCTCCTTCGTTATTCTGGATATCTGTTCCAGACATCTCCTTAGGAGCTGGTGCGATTCCATCCACTTCATGTCCTTGTCGAGGAACAGCTCTGTTATCGATGATACGATCACAGCCGATGGCGCGCTCCTCTCCACTTGCTCCTCGAGCTTGTCGTCTATTAGCGTTACAAGTTGGTATGCTGTAAATGCACGTGATATGTTGATGCGGGACAGTATGTCGCGCTTGTCCAGCCTCAAACGCTTGCACAGTGAGCTGATGGCGTACGG
This window encodes:
- a CDS encoding IS200/IS605 family accessory protein TnpB-related protein, which translates into the protein MLVCVKKQMLIKGIVFRLDTDLPSEAKLLLEDFRLAVNNAIRAGIQARVTSRNALVRIAYKDFRQDHPKMFAQHLVSAFEVAGGVLKSYRRRVRKGVACKVPYVKRLMMKAENQAYKLDRESGTIDLPIRAGCHVRLKLVVSQYHRKYLEDMTLSLGSLTLFPDRVMITFRKDAPVPYIPESVVSLDTNERSLDGVFVGSHSEAAVPVKAEFPDVAIIQRRHHDRRRRLQKKKAHDRRTSRNLCRREGRREHHRVEHRLHQVADAVLSFAESAKSAVVLEDLTGIRFKRGKDMNRRLSLWPRRKLHQIIEYKAQWKGIPVVKVDPRYSSRKCPICGKIQDSRMGTEFTCECGWHLDRH